Proteins co-encoded in one Cercospora beticola chromosome 7, complete sequence genomic window:
- a CDS encoding uncharacterized protein (MEROPS:MER0001284), protein MITRAGLLASLPLLLQAQELWGRQDSYGPTWMGLPGSIYQPPGIWGDAKDAAWPPTSSDTGSRIEPQKPDAELQEMILEVDEARVENTISKLVSFGTRHTLSVQNSTTRGIGAARDWIYQEMLDYAEDSDGRMDVYFNSYIQPVDGSRIPFPVNITNIVAQINGTTDPERVYVVTGHHDSRRIDVLDYEGDAPGADDDASGVAVVMEMARVCAKRRPAATMIFAAVAGEEQGLYGSANLARTLKEAGYRVEGNWNNDIVGTGKSQPFAPINDYTVRLFGPSIYYPNATNASAAVQRTTANVGGWNDSPAQNLGRFIAEVVAGAAEYVGMQVALIYRADRFLRGGDHQSFLTQGFPAVRFSEAVEDFAHQHQDVREQDGIQYGDLIEFVDFNYTARVARVNLASMWSAANAPATPKNVTISRVIGFPAGNQSTNPELITNESGFSWAMGDDELVESYELVWRESGNVQWSYVMNVGNVGNVTVDLNKDNYQFGVRAVGKNGFKSPAVWPYPG, encoded by the coding sequence ATGATCACCCGTGCTGGTCTGTTGGCAAGTCTGCCTTTGCTGCTACAGGCACAAGAGCTATGGGGACGACAGGACTCATACGGGCCCACTTGGATGGGCTTGCCCGGCAGCATATATCAGCCCCCAGGCATTTGGGGCGATGCTAAGGATGCAGCCTGGCCACCCACGTCGTCCGATACTGGATCGCGGATTGAACCTCAGAAGCCAGATGCCGAACTGCAAGAAATGATTTTGGAAGTTGATGAAGCTCGTGTAGAGAATACAATCAGCAAGCTGGTGAGTTTTGGTACTCGACACACACTGTCAGTGCAGAACTCCACAACTCGTGGCATTGGTGCGGCTCGAGATTGGATTTACCAGGAAATGCTCGATTACGCCGAAGATTCTGATGGCAGAATGGATGTCTACTTCAACAGCTATATTCAGCCGGTGGACGGCAGTCGGATTCCCTTTCCAGTCAACATCACGAATATCGTGGCGCAAATCAATGGCACGACTGACCCGGAGAGGGTCTATGTGGTGACAGGACACCACGACAGCAGAAGAATCGATGTCCTGGACTACGAAGGAGATGCTCCAGGTGCTGACGACGATGCCAGTGGTGTGGCAGTAGTCATGGAGATGGCTCGTGTCTGTGCCAAGAGGCGACCAGCCGCAACCATGAtcttcgctgctgtcgctggtgAAGAGCAAGGTCTGTACGGCTCTGCCAATCTCGCGAGGACCTTGAAGGAAGCAGGCTACAGAGTCGAAGGCAATTGGAATAATGACATTGTCGGTACTGGAAAATCTCAGCCCTTCGCTCCGATCAACGATTATACTGTCCGTCTCTTCGGTCCGAGCATTTACTACCCAAATGCCACGAACGCTTCCGCTGCTGTGCAACGCACCACTGCGAACGTTGGCGGCTGGAACGACTCCCCGGCACAAAACCTCGGCCGCTTCATCGCCGAAGTCGTCGCCGGAGCTGCAGAGTACGTCGGAATGCAAGTTGCTCTCATCTACCGTGCCGACCGCTTCCTCCGTGGCGGCGACCACCAATCTTTCCTCACCCAAGGCTTTCCCGCCGTACGTTTCAGCGAGGCCGTCGAAGACTTCGCCCACCAACATCAAGACGTCCGCGAGCAAGATGGAATTCAATACGGCGATCTGATCGAATTCGTCGATTTCAATTACACCGCTCGTGTAGCAAGAGTCAACCTCGCGAGTATGTGGTCTGCAGCGAATGCTCCTGCTACGCCGAAGAATGTTACGATTAGTAGAGTCATTGGATTTCCGGCGGGCAATCAGAGTACAAATCCCGAACTTATTACGAATGAGAGTGGATTCTCGTGGGCGATGGGAGATGATGAGTTGGTGGAGAGTTATGAGCTCGTGTGGAGGGAGAGTGGAAATGTGCAGTGGTCGTATGTGATGAATGTGGGCAATGTGGGGAATGTTACGGTGGATTTGAATAAGGACAATTATCAGTTTGGGGTCAGAGCTGTTGGGAAGAATGGGTTTAAGAGTCCGGCTGTTTGGCCTTATCCTGGCTGA
- a CDS encoding mitochondrial 54S ribosomal protein uL5m (BUSCO:EOG09264K2W), translating into MALQEVTASFLRRLRLAERPLTSAWAAQCRRYASTDSSDASTFAQELETTEFQSTPADAAEKRIPEYNPLQRSRRRRAQLPASRYQFRPPRYFRGPLHPHQPPKGSDPASREYVPGPFSLPRLEQTYHDTFKSDLMTLAYAHFPPGTEPHKKGARLREWVGDSPYFKNRPLRGPRGGDVLKLLRKPMTFRNVPQLERVTVHAFMKQAAEDSAYLHVAGMVLQAMTNVRVQVHEVQQSVAGFGIRAGQHLSVTAELRGEDMYHFMSKVIDVVMPKIKDWRGVKGSAGDSSGNIAFGLDPEHVALFPEIEVNYDAYPPKMIPGLHVIVHTSATNDMDARMLLSSIGIPFYGKLIN; encoded by the exons atggcaCTGCAAGAAGTCACCGCGTCGTTTTTGCGTCGACTACGACTTGCTGAACGGCCATTGACCAGCGCCTGGGCTGCACAATGTCGGCGATACGCGTCCACGGACTCGTCTGATGCATCCACCTTTGCCCAGGAGCTTGAAACAACAGAATTCCAGTCGACACCCGCCGATGCTGCAGAGAAGAGAATACCGGAGTACAACCCGCTGCAGAGATCGCGACGGAGAAGGGCGCAGTTGCCAGCCAGCAG ATATCAATTCCGCCCGCCTAGATACTTCCGCGGTCCTTTGCACCCTCATCAGCCTCCCAAGGGCTCCGATCCTGCATCGCGCGAATATGTCCCAGGCCCATTCTCTCTTCCACGTCTCGAACAGACTTACCACGATACATTCAAATCCGATCTGATGACCCTGGCCTATGCGCATTTTCCACCTGGCACAGAACCTCACAAGAAAGGAGCGCGCTTAAGAGAATGGGTCGGAGACTCGCCATACTTCAAGAATAGACCTCTGCGAGGGCCTCGTGGAGGAGATGTGCTCAAGCTTCTGCGCAAGCCCATGACATTTAGGAATGTGCCTCAGCTGGAGCGCGTGACAGTGCATGCCTTCATGAAGCAAGCAGCGGAGGATAGCGCCTATCTTCACGTGGCGGGTATGGTCTTGCAAGCCATGACTAATGTCCGCGTGCAAGTTCATGAGGTTCAGCAGAGTGTCGCCGGGTTCGGCATCCGAGCAGGACAACACCTCAGTGTCACCGCGGAACTTAGAGGAGAGGACATGTATCACTTCATGAGCAAGGTGATTGATGTCGTCATGCCAAAGATCAAGGACTGGCGCGGCGTGAAGGGCAGCGCTGGAGACAGTAGTGGCAACATTGCGTTCGGCCTTGACCCGGAACACGTTGCTTTGTTTCCTGAGATCGAAGTCAATTATGATGC GTACCCGCCGAAGATGATCCCTGGACTTCACGTTATCGTACACACTTCTGCAACGAACGACATGGACGCGCGAATGTTATTGAGCTCCATCGGCATTCCATTCTACGGCAAGCTCATCAATTGA